One genomic window of Gossypium hirsutum isolate 1008001.06 chromosome D11, Gossypium_hirsutum_v2.1, whole genome shotgun sequence includes the following:
- the LOC107912227 gene encoding transcription factor MYC2: MEVLIMSPSSCSSLVSFSQETPSSTLQQRLQFVIQSQQDLWAYAIFWQTLNDDLGNLFLAWGDGHLQCTKDASPRLSSSFHSERTKVMKGIQALIGDHHDVDMSMIDGTDITDVEWLYMMSMTRSFSAGEGIPGKALSTGSLVWLTGAHELQFYNCERAREAQMHGLETLVCIPTSCGVLELGSSEIIRENWGLVQQVKSLFESDLIGLVPKQSTPPNLTPASIQFLDRNISFADIGIIAGVQEEDDASQDIKTKQEHSNNQTKKDSSKLGQPSYVDSEHSDSDFPLLAMNNVEKRTPKKRGRKPGLGRETPLNHVEAERQRREKLNHRFYALRAVVPNVSRMDKASLLSDAVSYINDLKAKIDELESQLQRERKKVKVEMVDTMDNQSTTTTTTSEEEQQATRPSYSSPGTGSGIELEVKIMVNDAMIRVHSENVNYPAARLMGALRDLEFQVHHASMSSVNDLMLQDIVVRLPDGLRTEEGLKSALLRRLDLQT, translated from the exons ATGGAAGTCCTCATAATGTCTCCCTCTTCATGTTCTTCTCTGGTTTCCTTTTCCCAGGAAACTCCGTCTTCAACCCTTCAGCAGAGGCTGCAGTTTGTAATCCAAAGCCAGCAAGATTTGTGGGCATATGCTATATTTTGGCAGACACTAAACGATGACCTGGGTAATCTGTTCTTGGCTTGGGGAGATGGTCATCTTCAATGCACTAAAGATGCTTCTCCAAGGTTGAGTTCCAGCTTCCACAGCGAACGAACTAAGGTGATGAAAGGAATCCAAGCCCTCATTGGAGACCACCATGACGTCGATATGTCTATGATCGACGGAACCGATATCACTGATGTCGAATGGCTCTATATGATGTCAATGACTCGATCCTTCTCTGCTGGCGAAGGGATTCCTGGCAAGGCTCTTAGTACTGGGTCTTTGGTTTGGTTAACTGGTGCTCATGAGTTGCAATTTTACAATTGTGAAAGAGCTAGAGAAGCCCAAATGCATGGACTTGAAACACTGGTTTGCATACCCACTTCTTGTGGCGTTCTTGAACTAGGATCCTCCGAGATTATCAGGGAAAACTGGGGTTTAGTCCAGCAAGTGAAATCCCTATTCGAATCCGATCTCATTGGTCTGGTTCCAAAACAATCGACTCCTCCAAATTTAACCCCAGCTTCGATCCAGTTTCTTGACAGAAATATCTCATTTGCAGACATCGGCATAATAGCGGGTGTTCAGGAAGAAGACGATGCAAGCCAGGATATTAAAACAAAGCAAGAGCACAGCAATAACCAAACCAAGAAAGATTCCTCAAAACTTGGGCAACCTTCTTATGTGGACTCAGAGCATTCAGATTCTGATTTTCCATTACTAGCCATGAATAACGTGGAGAAGCGAACCCCAAAGAAACGAGGAAGGAAACCCGGCCTCGGACGAGAGACACCGTTGAACCATGTGGAAGCGGAGAGGCAACGCCGTGAGAAGCTGAACCACAGATTCTACGCTCTCCGAGCAGTAGTCCCGAACGTGTCGCGCATGGACAAAGCATCGCTCTTATCTGACGCTGTTTCCTACATCAATGATCTAAAGgcgaaaattgatgaattagagTCGCAGCTTCAGAGAGAGCGTAAGAAAGTGAAGGTAGAAATGGTTGATACAATGGATAACCAAAGCACCACTACTACTACCACATCTGAGGAAGAGCAACAGGCAACCAGGCCCAGCTATTCATCTCCTGGAACTGGGAGTGGCATTGAACTGGAGGTCAAGATTATGGTAAATGATGCAATGATTAGGGTTCACTCAGAGAATGTGAACTATCCAGCAGCTAGGCTAATGGGTGCCCTTCGTGACTTGGAATTCCAGGTCCATCATGCAAGCATGTCGTCTGTTAACGACCTCATGCTTCAGGACATTGTGGTCAGGCTTCCTGATGGGTTGAGAACTGAAGAAGGCCTCAAATCTGCTCTTCTCAGGAGGCTAGATCTGCA GACTTGA